Proteins encoded together in one Triticum dicoccoides isolate Atlit2015 ecotype Zavitan chromosome 7B, WEW_v2.0, whole genome shotgun sequence window:
- the LOC119337984 gene encoding chloroplastic group IIA intron splicing facilitator CRS1, chloroplastic-like: MAPPPLPLFSPSPKQPPPPPPWLHGPKAPATVTPPHPSEAPSSSKPQRQRETSSSANPLSAGVPGGRTRRAVLGIIRRVRSLELSDPPGPRPRPSTRGAVPLFDLPAEEGSGEEAGGGRKGRPVPWSAARDEGLKAALRRQKKAWEPTPAERLLDPAELERLRRAARGVADGWVRAKKAGVTDEVVEDVRRVWSGGQELAAVRVVEPLRRCMDRAREILEIKSGGLVVWTKGDVHFVYRGSDYLENIKHRHKSVADIQRVPPEKCTVPEPQWKHGTNTEPSTNYNGDVHGIFREIDPSLGVHAYEEPVKGTLYEREVNRLLDSLGPRFVDWWWNTPLPVDADLLPEVVPGFKTPFRQCPPGVRLTLADEELTYLRKLARPLPTHFALGRNTRLQGLAAAVLKLWEKSLIVKIAVKVGIQNTNNEQMAWNLKHLTGGTIILRNKDFIILYRGKDFLPGGVKRSVIEQEARVDAQQVKEEEARLTVMDSLQMFAGLPSEESSVGSFREYQDFQLNHVQETTENNMALIELEAEKHRLEKELKDQQRRLFILTKKIERSNQALAKLHGSWNPSEQSADKELLTEEERMIFRKIGLKMDEHVLLGRRGIFDGVIEEIHQHWKHKEIVKVITKQNQAYQITYTSMLLEVETGGMLIATQKLTNSHAIILYRGKNYRRPTKSSPSNLLTKREALRRSVEVQRTGSMKHYVWERQKSIEDLQWRLANVIRKIRELSV; the protein is encoded by the exons ATGGCGCCACCTCCGCTCCCCCTCTTCTCCCCGTCCCcgaagcagccgccgccgccgccgccgtggctcCATGGCCCCAAAGCCCCCGCCACCGTGACCCCTCCACACCCTTCAGAGGCCCCTTCGAGTTCGAAGCCGCAGCGGCAAAGAGAAACCAGCTCCTCCGCCAACCCCCTCAGCGCCGGCGTGCCCGGCGGCCGCACCCGCCGCGCCGTGCTCGGCATCATCCGCCGGGTCCGCTCCCTGGAGCTCTCCGACCCGCCAGGCCCGAGGCCCAGGCCCAGCACCCGCGGCGCCGTCCCCTTGTTCGACCTCCCGGCCGAGGAAGGCAGCGGAGAGGAGGCGGGGGGAGGCAGGAAGGGGAGGCCGGTCCCGTGGTCCGCGGCGAGGGACGAGGGCCTCAAGGCCGCGCTGCGGCGGCAGAAGAAGGCGTGGGAGCCCACCCCCGCAGAGCGGCTGCTGGACCCCGCCGAGCTGGAGCGGCTGCGGCGGGCGGCGCGCGGGGTGGCGGACGGGTGGGTGCGGGCCAAGAAGGCCGGGGTGACGGACGAGGTGGTGGAGGACGTGCGCCGGGTGTGGTCCGGCGGCCAGGAGCTCGCCGCCGTCCGGGTCGTCGAGCCGCTCCGGCGGTGCATGGACAGAGCGAGGGAGATCCTTGAG ATAAAATCAGGAGGTTTAGTTGTTTGGACAAAAGGAGACGTTCATTTTGTTTACAGAGGAAGTGATTATCTAGAAAACATAAAACATCGTCACAAGTCCGTAGCTGATATTCAGAGAGTTCCCCCTGAAAAATGTACTGTGCCTGAGccccaatggaaacacggaaccaaCACCGAGCCTTCAACAAATTATAATGGTGATGTTCATGGTATTTTCCGAGAGATTGATCCAAGCCTTGGTGTTCATGCATATGAAGAACCTGTCAAAGGAACACTCTATGAGAGAGAAGTCAACAGACTGTTGGACAGCTTGGGCCCTCGGTTTGTAGATTGGTGGTGGAACACGCCATTGCCTGTGGATGCTGATCTCCTTCCAGAAGTTGTTCCAGGCTTCAAAACTCCATTTAGACAGTGCCCTCCTGGTGTGAGACTGACACTAGCAGATGAGGAGCTGACATACCTGCGCAAGCTTGCACGTCCTTTGCCAACACATTTTGCTCTAG GTAGAAATACAAGACTACAAGGTTTGGCAGCTGCTGTGCTAAAGCTTTGGGAAAAGAGCCTTATAGTGAAGATTGCAGTGAAAGTGGGCATCCAGAATACCAATAATGAGCAAATGGCATGGAATCTTAAG CATCTTACTGGAGGAACTATCATATTGAGAAACAAAGATTTCATTATTCTATATAGAGGCAAGGATTTTCTTCCTGGTGGAGTTAAACGATCTGTTATTGAGCAAGAGGCTCGGGTAGATGCCCAGCAGGTGAAGGAAGAAGAAGCCCGATTAACAGTGATGGACTCACTTCAGATGTTCGCTGGTTTACCATCTGAGGAAAGTTCTGTAGGATCTTTCAGGGAATATCAGGATTTCCAGCTTAACCATGTGCAGGAAACAACTGAAAACAACATGGCCTTGATAGAACTAGAGGCCGAGAAGCATAGACTGGAGAAAGAGTTGAAAGACCAGCAACGGAGACTTTTCATT CTTACAAAAAAAATTGAGAGATCCAACCAAGCGCTTGCGAAGCTTCATGGTTCTTGGAACCCTTCAGAGCAATCTGCAGATAAAGAACTCTTGACAGAGGAGGAAAGAATGATATTCCGAAAGATTGGCCTAAAAATGGATGAGCATGTGCTCCTTG GAAGACGTGGTATCTTTGACGGTGTAATTGAAGAGATTCATCAACACTGGAAACATAAAGAGATTGTGAAAGTAATTACTAAGCAGAATCAAGCTTACCAAATAACGTACACATCAATGCTGCTTGAGGTTGAGACAGGAGGAATGCTAATAGCAACACAAAAGCTCACAAATAGCCATGCCATAATACTTTACCGTGGAAAGAATTACCGCCGCCCAACAAAATCATCACCCAGtaatctcctgacaaagagagaggcaTTACGAAGATCAGTTGAGGTTCAACGAACAGGG TCAATGAAACACTACGTTTGGGAGAGACAAAAATCTATTGAGGATTTGCAATGGAGACTG GCAAATGTGATAAGGAAAATCAGGGAACTATCCGTATGA